The genomic region ATCGAGGAAACTGGCGCGTAAAGCTGTCTCGCCGACATTATGCCATCCGTCTAATAATTGCCGCCCTAGAGGCGTAATCCGGAAACTATCCGTTAATCCTTGGCCATCGACTTCCCGACGGAGCAATCCAACTTGAATCAGCCAGAGCAACTCGTTCTCGGCGCGCAGGTCATTAATGGCGCGTCGGGTGAATCCGGCCCGAATCCCGGCACTACCGGCAATGGTGTTGAGTGGGACGCTATGGGTGACGATGGTTTCGTAAAACCGTAGTCGGAACGGGGCGCATCGGACAGCCCGGTCGGCCCGCAGTTGGCTGCGCTGCGAATAGCGGATTCCATTCGATAGTTTAGCCACAGTCATCCTAAATTAATTTCCTACGCGGTGTCCTTCTATCCTAGGCGCAGAATGTGACTGGGGCCAAATTCATCCCGGGATCGGTGACTGATGGGTGCGGTTACAACGTGCATAAATCAGCAATTGTTAACAGTTTGGGGATTATTTTCCGTGAATTGAGAGTTTGCCGTAGGATGAAGGCATAAAAACCTGTTGTTCAATATTTCCAGTGAGTGCGAACCATGAATGATCCTATGCCCCCGGAATCATTGCCGCCAGAGTCTTCTTCGTTTACGTCTTCGATTCCCCCCGTGGTTCCAGTCGATGAAAATGACACAGCGACAACCCCGCCCGATCGCCGCAAGTATGACGAGCTGATTGCTGTCGTCATTGCCCTCTTAGGCATGGGGTCGATCCTGTTTTGGGTGTTGGGCAAGAATAATCCGATCGCCGGGAAGCTACCGTTTGGGGGGGCAATTGCCGGTGATGTATCGGGTGGCAACAGTGGGGCCAAACTCCCTGATTTTACGAAAAGTACTGCTGCTGCTGACGGTGCATCTGATCAATTTTCTGCGGGTGTGAGTGGGGATAAACCGGGGCTCGATCTGGGACTTTCGACCAAGTCGCAAGGTGCGAACAATAACCGGAATCGCACAGCGGGATTATTGGCTGGTGGTGCAGCCGCCGGGATTGCGGTGGGGGCGGGAACCGCTGATGCCCAGCCTCAAGGCGATGCGCCTGCGCCTCCCACCGATGCAGCAACAACCGCGCCCAGCCCAAGTACGGCGGCGGTCACGACACCCAGCGTCACCCCATCTACACCGGCCTCACCGACTCCCGAAGTGGTGGAGCCGGACGTATTACCGAGTGCCACCGCACCACGTAAGTTCAGTGATGTACCAGCGACTAGCCCGATCGCGCCCTACGTTGATGCACTATCGAGCCGTGGGGTCTTAGATCAGTTTGATGATGGCACACTGAATCCCGATGAGCCGATTAGCCGGGCGGAGTTTGCCAAGCTGGTGAGTAAGGCGTTCGGCAAGCCACGCATTAAGCCGGAAATCGCATTTAGTGATGTGCCCGCTGACTATAGTGGGAAAGCGGCAGTGGTTGAAGCAACCCGAACGGGATTTATGACTGGGTTCCCGGATGGCAGCTTTAAGCCGGATCTAGATATTCCGCGCTATCAGATGCAGGTCGCTATCGTGACGGGTACGCAACTGCAGCCCGGTGGTGATCCGGTGCAGGCATTGTCAAAATTTGCCGATGGGTCGGCGGTCCCTAAATGGGCGCTGCCGAAGGTCGCAACCGCAGCGGGTGCAGGAATTCTTCCAGCAAAAGAGTTGACGAATCTCTTGCCGCAACAGGCCGCTACCCGTGGGGAAGCAGTGCTAATGCTGCATGGTGCGCTGGTTAAAGAAGGGAAGTTAGAAGCGGTCAAGTAGTGCGGCGATCGGCTATTTTCTGAGACCGATGGAAAGCCCGCAACGCATTTGCGTTGCGGGCTTTTTTAGCGCATCGGCAGATTCTTTGGGCGCAAGTGCTAGGGGTTAAATCTCGACTTCGGCAAACGCCGCCAAAGAAATTGCGGATGATGATGTAACGCTGTTGGTGCGGCCACAGCGCAACGCAAACGCACAATTTTCACATTGTCCTTTTTCGATATCGACCTGTGGTAACTCGGCTTGACCATCGTTATAGGCGCTGAGCCACTGACTGAGCTGGGTCAACAGCGTATCTAACTCGGCTTGGGTCTGCTCATATTGCTGAGTGCTGTAGCGGACACGAATACTCTGGGCTGCTGCGTTATCGTCTGGGCGTGATTGAAAAAACCAATAGGTCATCACGAGCTGCTCGGGTACCACGGTTGTCGTCTTTGCTAAGACATATAAATAGAGGCGGGTTTGCCAATCTTGTTCGAGGCGCTTGGCTTTGAGTGGTTTGGGATAAGTTTTCCAGTCGATAATTTGGCCTTGGGTCGCACCGAGCATGACCCAGTCATAGACTACGGTTAGGACATGTCCTTGGTGGGAAATGGTCCGCAAATGCTCACTTTGCTGCCAGAGAATTTGTTCGTTTTCTTCAAGCCGTAAAATCTGCGATCGCTGCTGCTGAAAAGTCTCAAACCAAGTCTTGAGTTGGGGATCGCCTTCTAGCAGCGCATTAATCGGTAGTCCTAAAGAATGCTGCTGCATTAATAAATGGAATTGGCTCCCCTCCGCCATTCGTTCTACCTGCTCTAATCCCACGGGCACCGCATATTGATCGAGGTAAAGATGCTGGAACTTGCGTGGGCAAGCTGAGAGCAGTTTGAGATTGGATTGGGAAAGGCGCATGATTTGTAGGAGGACGGGAGGAATCGCGACCGAAGGCGGGACTATCTTGCCACTATTTGCCTAAACTGCATCAGTATCTCTACTTTAAGTTGACCATTTGCTGAGGCACCGCGCATCAGCCATGGGGCAGCCTTGCCCAGTGCCGATCGCAACTGCCTTCTGGTTCACTGCGCTGCGACTAAGCCTTGATTCAGTCGCAGCACACTCGTATTGCTAAACCTTTTTGAGTACAAATAGACTGCCCACATTCCCCCGACCAATCCGCAAATCGGCATCGAGGTAGGTAATATCGAGCCAGCCATT from Romeriopsis navalis LEGE 11480 harbors:
- a CDS encoding Npun_F0494 family protein, encoding MAKLSNGIRYSQRSQLRADRAVRCAPFRLRFYETIVTHSVPLNTIAGSAGIRAGFTRRAINDLRAENELLWLIQVGLLRREVDGQGLTDSFRITPLGRQLLDGWHNVGETALRASFLDRLYNALSRWVRLPF
- a CDS encoding S-layer homology domain-containing protein, with amino-acid sequence MNDPMPPESLPPESSSFTSSIPPVVPVDENDTATTPPDRRKYDELIAVVIALLGMGSILFWVLGKNNPIAGKLPFGGAIAGDVSGGNSGAKLPDFTKSTAAADGASDQFSAGVSGDKPGLDLGLSTKSQGANNNRNRTAGLLAGGAAAGIAVGAGTADAQPQGDAPAPPTDAATTAPSPSTAAVTTPSVTPSTPASPTPEVVEPDVLPSATAPRKFSDVPATSPIAPYVDALSSRGVLDQFDDGTLNPDEPISRAEFAKLVSKAFGKPRIKPEIAFSDVPADYSGKAAVVEATRTGFMTGFPDGSFKPDLDIPRYQMQVAIVTGTQLQPGGDPVQALSKFADGSAVPKWALPKVATAAGAGILPAKELTNLLPQQAATRGEAVLMLHGALVKEGKLEAVK
- a CDS encoding PD-(D/E)XK nuclease family protein, whose product is MRLSQSNLKLLSACPRKFQHLYLDQYAVPVGLEQVERMAEGSQFHLLMQQHSLGLPINALLEGDPQLKTWFETFQQQRSQILRLEENEQILWQQSEHLRTISHQGHVLTVVYDWVMLGATQGQIIDWKTYPKPLKAKRLEQDWQTRLYLYVLAKTTTVVPEQLVMTYWFFQSRPDDNAAAQSIRVRYSTQQYEQTQAELDTLLTQLSQWLSAYNDGQAELPQVDIEKGQCENCAFALRCGRTNSVTSSSAISLAAFAEVEI